A window from Cryptomeria japonica chromosome 1, Sugi_1.0, whole genome shotgun sequence encodes these proteins:
- the LOC131071354 gene encoding uncharacterized protein LOC131071354 codes for MASSMIIKIAVFAFTSLVCLQTVLGALTCEELPTEVCAFSVASSGARCVLEKSVLSDGSDEYQCMTSEIIAEKISEWIETEECLNDCGLERIVVGLSSDGLMEYRFTSKLCSPKCYNNCHNIINLYFNLAAGEGVYLPRLCQAHRSGSRRMVQEVLDREQSSITAESFVFASAPSSSQDSTTLSPVGSPVP; via the exons ATGGCTTCATCCATGATAATTAAGATTGCAGTTTTTGCCTTCACATCACTTGTCTGCCTGCAAACCGTTCTGG GTGCCCTGACATGCGAGGAGTTGCCCACAGAGGTCTGTGCATTTTCTGTTGCTTCCTCTGGAGCACGCTGTGTTCTTGAGAAGTCTGTCTTGAGTGATGGCAGTGATGAATACCAGTGCATG ACATCAGAGATCATAGCAGAAAAGATCAGTGAATGGATTGAAACAGAGGAATGTTTGAACGACTGCGGGCTTGAGAGAATTGTAGTAGGATTGTCCAGTGATGGTCTAATGGAGTACAGATTTACCAGCAAATTGTGCTCTCCAAAGTGCTATAACAACTGCCACAACATCATTAATCTCTACTTCAATCTTGCTGCAGGAGAAG GAGTTTACCTGCCCCGCCTGTGCCAAGCTCACAGAAGTGGATCCCGGCGCATGGTACAAGAAGTTTTGGATCGAGAACAGTCAAGTATTACAGCTGAATCATTCGTATTTGCTTCTGCTCCTTCCTCCTCTCAGGACAGCACAACTCTTAGTCCTGTGGGTTCTCCAGTTCCATAG